A genomic segment from Pyrodictium occultum encodes:
- the gcvPA gene encoding aminomethyl-transferring glycine dehydrogenase subunit GcvPA encodes MPKLPWAPAANSKDRREMLERIGVKGVMELYRDIPREIILREPPRVGFGRQLSEWEIRRIIDRLLARNRVFLDPPPFMGGGACMHVVPAAVEAIVSRSEFYTAYTPYQPEVNQGLLQAFFEYQSLMADLLEMDVVNLSMYDWSTAAAEAALAAMRVTRRRKIVVAGNIHPERLEVMKTWLLGKDATLEILGFDGETGKTSLEDAESRIDAGTAAVYVETPNFLGVIEDEIEAIADAAHRRGALLIAGVEPLSLGIVRPPGSYGADIAVGDAQPLGLGLNYGGPYLGVFATRWDRRLVRQMPGRLIGLTRAVDGEEYGFTMILQTREQHIRREKATSNITSNEALLAVAAAAYLSLLGGQGLRELARSIWLRSHYAAKRLGELEGVEAPLFKGEFFKEFVARFPKPYREVHSALLEKGILGGLPLAERPPLQDERSALFCVTEAHSMSDIDKLVEAVGEAL; translated from the coding sequence GTGCCGAAACTCCCCTGGGCCCCTGCGGCGAATAGCAAAGACCGTAGAGAAATGCTCGAGCGTATTGGAGTTAAAGGCGTGATGGAGCTATACCGGGATATACCGAGGGAGATTATACTCCGGGAGCCCCCGCGTGTGGGGTTCGGCCGCCAGCTCTCCGAGTGGGAGATAAGGAGGATCATCGACCGGCTTCTCGCCAGGAACCGTGTGTTCCTGGACCCGCCGCCCTTCATGGGCGGCGGTGCCTGCATGCACGTGGTCCCGGCGGCTGTGGAGGCCATAGTTTCCAGGAGCGAGTTCTATACAGCCTATACGCCATACCAGCCGGAGGTAAACCAGGGCCTCCTCCAGGCCTTCTTCGAGTACCAGAGCCTAATGGCTGACCTGCTCGAGATGGATGTAGTCAACCTATCCATGTACGACTGGAGCACCGCCGCGGCGGAGGCGGCGCTGGCGGCCATGCGCGTTACGAGGAGAAGGAAGATAGTGGTAGCGGGTAATATACACCCGGAGCGCCTAGAGGTTATGAAGACCTGGCTGCTGGGCAAGGACGCCACCCTGGAGATCCTAGGCTTCGACGGGGAGACGGGGAAGACCAGCCTAGAGGATGCAGAGAGCAGGATAGACGCCGGCACGGCCGCGGTCTATGTAGAGACGCCCAACTTCCTGGGAGTGATAGAGGACGAGATAGAGGCTATAGCAGATGCAGCCCACCGGAGAGGGGCACTGCTGATAGCTGGTGTAGAGCCGCTCAGCCTAGGCATAGTAAGGCCCCCTGGGAGCTACGGGGCAGACATAGCTGTCGGAGACGCCCAGCCCCTCGGCCTGGGGCTCAACTATGGAGGCCCCTACCTCGGCGTCTTCGCCACCCGCTGGGACCGGAGGCTAGTTAGGCAGATGCCCGGCCGCCTCATAGGGCTCACGAGAGCCGTCGACGGCGAGGAGTACGGGTTCACTATGATACTCCAGACCCGCGAGCAGCACATACGCAGGGAGAAGGCTACCTCAAACATAACCAGCAACGAGGCCCTCCTGGCTGTGGCGGCTGCCGCCTACCTCTCCCTGCTGGGCGGCCAGGGGCTGCGCGAGCTAGCCAGGAGCATCTGGCTCCGCAGCCACTACGCCGCCAAGAGGCTAGGCGAGCTAGAGGGTGTTGAAGCCCCTCTCTTCAAAGGCGAGTTCTTCAAGGAGTTTGTGGCCAGGTTTCCCAAGCCCTACAGGGAGGTGCACAGCGCCCTGCTGGAGAAAGGGATCCTGGGCGGTCTACCCCTCGCGGAGAGGCCCCCGCTCCAGGACGAGCGCTCCGCCCTCTTCTGCGTCACCGAGGCCCATAGCATGAGTGATATAGACAAGCTCGTAGAGGCGGTGGGTGAGGCCCTATGA
- the gcvPB gene encoding aminomethyl-transferring glycine dehydrogenase subunit GcvPB, which produces MSGGLELRKGWRQAKWSEPLIYDLGSYDNTWFVHPYSDEDEKLERLVGAPEERLGRMLRREAPRVPGLSEVEVVRHFTRLSQMSYGVDTGPVPLGSCTMKYNPKISEELARDPRIRYLHPYQDEETVQGLLEILYLLERWLAELTGMDRCSFQPPAGAAGELTGALMIRKYFTDRGEERDEMLIPDSAHGTNPASAAMAGFRVVRIPTSEHGTLDMEALEAALSERTAGIMLTNPNTLGLFEDRILEVAEKLHSRGALLYYDGANLNGIMGIVRPGDMGFDIVHLNVHKTFSAPHGGGGPGAGVVCARGELVDYLPRPLIARKNGRYYWDYECKKCIGRIRMFYGNILPLVKTFIYIAMLGGEGLRETAIQSVINTNYFIALMRGVRGYELPYDPDRPRKHELVLSAKPLKRDTGVTAEDVAKALLDRGLHAPTMYFPLIVDEALMIEFTESEPRRSIEEYARALREIVEEAYRDPEAVKRAPRNTAVGRLDNVYANHPRSVTPSHRVLRRRLAGESSHSSLPYIFSTSLAT; this is translated from the coding sequence ATGAGCGGCGGGCTCGAGCTGAGGAAGGGCTGGAGGCAGGCTAAGTGGAGCGAGCCCCTCATCTACGACCTCGGCAGCTACGATAACACCTGGTTCGTCCACCCCTACAGCGATGAAGACGAGAAGCTAGAGCGGCTTGTCGGGGCGCCCGAGGAGCGGCTCGGCAGAATGCTGAGGAGGGAAGCACCCAGGGTGCCGGGGCTGAGCGAGGTTGAGGTGGTACGCCACTTCACGAGGCTCAGCCAGATGAGCTACGGCGTCGACACGGGCCCTGTCCCCCTGGGCTCCTGCACAATGAAGTACAATCCCAAGATAAGCGAGGAGCTGGCCAGAGACCCGCGGATACGCTACCTACACCCCTACCAGGACGAGGAGACCGTGCAGGGGCTGCTGGAGATCCTTTACCTCCTCGAGCGCTGGCTGGCAGAGCTCACCGGCATGGATAGGTGCAGCTTCCAGCCCCCGGCCGGCGCTGCAGGAGAGCTGACAGGGGCGCTGATGATACGCAAGTACTTCACGGACCGTGGCGAGGAGAGGGACGAGATGCTGATCCCAGACTCGGCCCACGGCACCAACCCGGCCAGCGCCGCTATGGCAGGGTTCCGGGTGGTGAGAATACCGACCTCTGAGCACGGCACCCTGGACATGGAGGCCCTTGAGGCCGCACTCTCCGAGCGCACGGCGGGCATAATGCTGACAAACCCCAATACGCTCGGCCTGTTCGAAGACCGGATACTCGAGGTCGCCGAGAAGCTTCACAGCCGGGGGGCGCTCCTCTACTACGATGGCGCGAACCTCAACGGCATAATGGGGATAGTCCGGCCCGGCGACATGGGCTTCGACATCGTGCACCTTAACGTCCACAAGACCTTCTCCGCACCCCACGGCGGCGGCGGGCCTGGAGCCGGCGTTGTCTGCGCACGCGGCGAGCTTGTAGACTACCTGCCCAGGCCCCTAATAGCGAGAAAGAACGGCCGCTACTACTGGGACTACGAGTGCAAGAAGTGCATAGGCAGGATAAGAATGTTCTACGGCAACATACTGCCCCTCGTGAAGACGTTCATATACATAGCCATGCTTGGCGGCGAGGGGCTCCGGGAAACGGCCATACAGAGCGTGATCAACACAAACTACTTCATAGCGCTGATGAGGGGCGTCAGGGGCTACGAGCTGCCCTATGACCCGGATCGCCCCAGGAAGCACGAGCTGGTGCTCTCGGCAAAGCCTCTGAAGAGGGATACAGGCGTGACGGCCGAGGATGTGGCTAAGGCGCTGCTAGACCGAGGGCTACACGCCCCAACGATGTACTTCCCGCTCATAGTGGATGAGGCGCTCATGATAGAGTTCACTGAGTCAGAGCCCCGCCGCTCGATCGAGGAGTATGCAAGAGCGCTCCGAGAGATAGTGGAAGAGGCCTACCGGGACCCGGAGGCTGTGAAGCGGGCGCCCCGCAACACCGCTGTGGGCAGGCTAGATAACGTGTACGCCAACCACCCGCGCAGCGTGACGCCGAGCCACCGGGTGCTCAGGAGGAGGCTTGCGGGAGAGAGCTCTCACTCTAGCCTCCCGTATATCTTCTCCACGAGCCTCGCCACATAG
- a CDS encoding YkgJ family cysteine cluster protein produces the protein MGEEPPELRVDCRLPDGRLCALCCYNTEMPLTKEDIERIASLGYSVESFVEYVDGIPRLRNVDGHCVFLDPSTGRCRIYPYRPMGCRLYPLVYVPGEGVTVDPECPRAYMISGKTVERLAPYVARLVEKIYGRLE, from the coding sequence ATGGGCGAGGAGCCTCCCGAGCTCAGGGTTGACTGTAGGCTCCCCGACGGCAGGTTGTGCGCCCTCTGCTGCTACAACACTGAGATGCCCCTCACTAAGGAGGATATTGAGAGGATAGCGTCCCTGGGCTACAGTGTGGAAAGCTTCGTAGAGTATGTGGACGGCATTCCGCGCCTAAGGAATGTCGACGGGCACTGCGTGTTCCTCGACCCCTCAACCGGGAGGTGTAGAATATACCCATACAGGCCGATGGGCTGCCGCCTCTATCCGCTCGTCTACGTCCCCGGAGAGGGCGTTACTGTTGATCCTGAGTGTCCTAGGGCATACATGATTAGCGGAAAAACTGTGGAGAGGCTGGCGCCCTATGTGGCGAGGCTCGTGGAGAAGATATACGGGAGGCTAGAGTGA
- a CDS encoding PfkB family carbohydrate kinase: protein MPARDPPLHLAVGNINVDVYLLVDYLPGPDDNVVAREAYLGPGGAASNYSVAVSRLGHRAAIVGHTGRLAKQLGVLAGLEAAGVDTSFVKIHEDEMPGIVIVLVTPGGERTMISMRGANNLLRGDEARGAVADVLHVASRGVEVLERAASSTRPGIVSYDPGSSVARREGGLILEAARRYVDILVLNRVEYQLVAGNRGIEEARGLLGGRLRYIIVKRGSEGAVLVARDGVWHVEALRLGEPVDTTGAGDVFIAAFNTYLVERGDPLEALQAASAAAGIKVTRRGAQSAPSREEVEKILRENPPRIREYGRGASRAQG from the coding sequence TTGCCTGCCCGGGACCCCCCGCTGCACCTGGCAGTTGGTAACATCAACGTTGACGTCTACCTCCTGGTTGACTACTTGCCGGGCCCGGACGATAACGTGGTGGCTCGTGAGGCCTACCTCGGGCCTGGCGGCGCGGCGTCGAACTACTCGGTTGCGGTATCCAGGCTCGGGCACCGGGCAGCCATAGTAGGCCACACGGGGAGGCTCGCAAAGCAACTAGGAGTTCTGGCCGGGCTCGAGGCTGCGGGTGTAGACACCTCCTTTGTGAAGATACACGAGGACGAGATGCCCGGGATAGTGATTGTCCTCGTCACTCCCGGCGGCGAGAGGACGATGATATCTATGAGGGGTGCTAACAACCTCCTCCGCGGCGATGAGGCCAGGGGCGCTGTTGCCGACGTGCTGCACGTGGCTAGCCGCGGCGTGGAGGTGCTGGAGCGTGCAGCTTCCAGCACGCGCCCCGGCATAGTGTCCTATGACCCTGGCAGCTCGGTGGCTAGGAGGGAGGGGGGCCTGATCCTTGAGGCTGCCCGGAGGTATGTGGACATACTGGTTCTCAACAGGGTGGAGTACCAGCTTGTGGCCGGTAATAGAGGCATCGAGGAGGCTCGTGGCCTGCTCGGCGGGAGGCTCCGTTACATTATAGTCAAAAGGGGGTCTGAGGGCGCGGTGCTCGTGGCCAGGGATGGTGTATGGCATGTTGAAGCCCTTCGCCTCGGCGAGCCCGTCGACACCACTGGGGCTGGCGATGTATTTATAGCTGCATTCAACACGTACTTGGTAGAGAGAGGTGACCCGCTGGAGGCTTTACAAGCGGCCTCGGCCGCGGCGGGCATTAAGGTTACACGCCGGGGTGCCCAGAGTGCGCCTAGCAGAGAGGAGGTCGAGAAAATCCTCCGCGAGAACCCGCCGAGGATACGGGAGTATGGGCGAGGAGCCTCCCGAGCTCAGGGTTGA
- the metG gene encoding methionine--tRNA ligase, which produces MHLGEAQAPEGQVAVARWVVASAWPYVNNVPHLGNLIGSVLSADVFARYLRLRGEDVVFVSGSDEHGTPIEIEAIKRGVHPRQLTDQAHEYVSRLFREFRISFDNYTRTESPVHREFVREFMMKLYENGYIFEQDDILPYCPRDKMFLPDRFVVGTCPYCGYPYAHGDQCDNCGRLLHPTELKNPRCAICGGPVEFRKSKHWFFDLSKLQDRLLKWLEESNLPPNVKNYALNWVREGLKPRSVTRDNKWGIPAPFPGAEGKTIYVWFDALLGYISATKEYGLKKGDESLWKRYWFDKETRTVYFIGKDNIPFHAIIFPAMLMASGDPYTLPWYIASTEYLMYEGEQFSKSRRWGIWIDEALEILPADYWRFALIKMRPETRDTNFTWKEFTRIVNSDMNDDIGNFVHRVLKFIKSRFGGRVPEPGEMKELDRDYLDYTLKAPERVGSYLDSFRLKQALDEVVELARHGNQYLNAKAPWDKIKTEPSDAATTMYVAANAVATLAVMLAPFTPDAAERLWRMLNMRGSVHEPGRWREASRPLVEPGHEIGEPEPLFRKLANDFPEKVKEILEEARKKVMEKRPPLLRW; this is translated from the coding sequence ATGCACCTCGGGGAGGCCCAGGCTCCGGAGGGCCAGGTAGCCGTGGCACGCTGGGTAGTAGCGTCTGCATGGCCCTACGTCAACAACGTGCCGCACCTAGGCAACCTTATCGGCTCAGTGCTCTCTGCCGACGTGTTCGCCCGCTATCTCCGGCTGCGCGGCGAGGACGTCGTGTTCGTGAGCGGGAGCGATGAGCACGGTACACCGATAGAGATCGAGGCGATAAAGCGAGGGGTCCACCCGAGGCAGCTCACTGACCAGGCCCACGAGTACGTGTCCAGGCTCTTCAGGGAGTTCCGGATAAGCTTTGACAACTACACACGCACCGAGAGCCCGGTACACAGGGAGTTCGTCCGCGAGTTCATGATGAAGCTCTACGAGAATGGCTACATATTCGAGCAGGACGATATATTGCCCTACTGCCCCCGCGACAAGATGTTCCTACCCGACAGGTTCGTGGTAGGCACATGCCCCTACTGCGGCTACCCCTACGCCCATGGAGACCAGTGCGACAACTGTGGCAGGCTCCTGCACCCGACCGAGCTTAAGAACCCGCGCTGCGCTATATGCGGCGGCCCCGTGGAGTTCAGAAAGAGCAAGCACTGGTTCTTCGACCTGTCCAAGCTTCAGGATAGGCTGCTCAAGTGGCTCGAGGAGTCGAACCTCCCGCCCAACGTGAAGAACTATGCGCTAAACTGGGTCAGGGAGGGCCTCAAGCCGCGTAGCGTGACCCGCGACAACAAGTGGGGCATACCGGCCCCCTTCCCCGGGGCCGAGGGTAAGACAATCTATGTATGGTTTGACGCTCTCCTTGGCTACATATCTGCAACCAAGGAGTATGGCTTGAAAAAGGGGGACGAGAGCCTCTGGAAGAGATACTGGTTCGACAAGGAAACGAGGACTGTATACTTCATAGGCAAGGACAACATACCCTTCCACGCCATAATATTCCCGGCGATGCTCATGGCCAGCGGTGACCCCTACACACTCCCATGGTATATAGCCTCGACCGAGTACCTGATGTATGAGGGCGAGCAGTTCTCCAAGAGTAGGCGCTGGGGTATATGGATAGATGAGGCGCTTGAGATACTTCCCGCCGACTACTGGCGCTTCGCACTGATAAAGATGAGGCCGGAAACCAGGGACACCAACTTCACCTGGAAGGAGTTCACGAGAATAGTTAACAGCGACATGAACGACGATATAGGCAACTTCGTTCACCGGGTACTCAAGTTCATAAAGTCTAGGTTTGGCGGCAGGGTGCCAGAGCCGGGAGAGATGAAGGAGCTAGACCGGGACTACCTGGATTACACGCTCAAGGCCCCTGAGAGGGTTGGGAGCTACCTGGACTCATTCAGACTGAAGCAGGCGCTAGACGAGGTCGTGGAGCTGGCTCGGCACGGCAACCAGTACCTCAATGCAAAGGCGCCCTGGGACAAGATAAAGACGGAGCCCAGCGATGCCGCTACAACAATGTATGTGGCGGCCAACGCTGTGGCGACACTGGCTGTGATGCTGGCACCCTTCACTCCAGATGCCGCGGAGAGGCTGTGGAGGATGCTCAACATGCGGGGCTCGGTGCACGAGCCCGGCCGCTGGAGGGAGGCATCCAGGCCCCTCGTGGAGCCAGGCCACGAGATAGGGGAGCCAGAGCCGCTGTTCCGGAAGCTGGCCAACGACTTCCCAGAGAAGGTCAAGGAGATCCTAGAGGAGGCCAGGAAGAAGGTGATGGAGAAGAGGCCGCCGCTGCTACGCTGGTAG
- a CDS encoding MBL fold metallo-hydrolase, whose translation MPELRVRIIGADSFGSRSMATVVEAGGVKIFIDPGVSYAPRRYGLPPHPLEIRRLEEIKERIYKELEDTDIVVITHYHYDHYLYRGEEAELYRGKVLLVKHPTRSINVSQRIRAHRLLKGNRVAELARQVIYLDGSTYRVDQGLEIRGSPPVPHGPDGTKLGYVVMVLVECCGYRFVHGSDVQGPISARAMEILQRWSPELVFISGPPTYFEGYKVDEESVAQGLRHLEELARAAREAVVADHHFARDLEYPSYLEDIRSRGGRVLSAAEFMGVEYEPFEALRRDLWRRSPEAADSDRAS comes from the coding sequence TTGCCGGAGCTGCGGGTCAGGATTATAGGGGCCGACAGCTTCGGCTCCCGCTCCATGGCCACCGTGGTTGAGGCCGGCGGCGTCAAGATATTCATAGACCCTGGTGTGAGCTACGCGCCCCGCCGCTATGGGCTGCCGCCGCATCCCCTGGAGATAAGGAGGCTCGAGGAGATCAAGGAGAGGATATACAAGGAGCTGGAGGACACGGATATAGTGGTGATAACACATTACCACTACGACCACTACCTCTACCGCGGCGAGGAAGCTGAGCTTTACCGGGGCAAGGTGCTCCTGGTCAAGCATCCAACGAGGAGCATTAATGTTAGCCAGCGTATACGGGCACACCGCCTCCTCAAGGGCAACAGGGTAGCCGAGCTTGCGAGGCAGGTCATATACCTTGACGGCAGCACGTACAGGGTGGACCAGGGGCTTGAGATAAGGGGTTCTCCTCCCGTCCCCCACGGGCCCGACGGAACCAAGCTGGGCTACGTGGTGATGGTGCTCGTAGAGTGTTGCGGCTACCGCTTCGTCCATGGCTCGGATGTGCAGGGCCCCATATCGGCGCGGGCGATGGAGATCCTGCAGCGCTGGAGCCCGGAGCTTGTTTTCATAAGCGGGCCGCCAACCTACTTCGAGGGCTACAAGGTGGATGAGGAGAGCGTGGCGCAGGGGCTTAGACACCTAGAGGAGCTGGCTCGTGCAGCCCGCGAGGCTGTAGTGGCGGACCACCATTTCGCCCGCGACCTCGAGTACCCGAGCTACCTTGAGGATATACGGTCCCGGGGCGGGAGAGTGCTCTCGGCCGCCGAGTTCATGGGTGTGGAGTATGAGCCCTTCGAGGCCCTCCGCAGGGATCTCTGGAGGCGGAGCCCCGAAGCCGCTGATAGTGATAGAGCATCTTGA
- a CDS encoding SAM-dependent methyltransferase — protein sequence MIEHLEDHLSRWLLLEYQHSRSLARSRLVFTNGREYCGRLSRIAPCYRESVVELEGVLYRERGRVIILDPSAEAMLSPEEAAEAEAIVVGGILGDHPPRRRTWEMLTRRARGMAARSLGGDQLSIDGAVYLALKALEGVHPSSVPLVRRPRLEVELDGLLTVEVELPFAYPLVGGRPLFAPGLEELLASGLGYEEAREMLRGLGREGGGEEDS from the coding sequence GTGATAGAGCATCTTGAGGACCACCTATCGCGCTGGCTGCTCCTCGAGTACCAGCATAGCCGTAGCTTGGCTAGGAGCCGCCTGGTCTTCACCAACGGTAGAGAGTACTGCGGCAGGCTGAGCAGGATAGCGCCATGCTACCGGGAGAGCGTGGTAGAGCTGGAGGGCGTCCTCTACAGGGAGCGGGGCCGCGTGATAATCCTGGACCCCTCCGCGGAGGCCATGCTCAGCCCAGAGGAGGCCGCTGAAGCCGAGGCGATAGTTGTGGGCGGCATACTAGGCGACCACCCGCCCAGGCGGCGCACCTGGGAGATGCTGACCCGGCGGGCGCGCGGCATGGCCGCTAGGAGCCTCGGCGGGGACCAGCTCAGCATAGACGGCGCCGTCTACCTTGCCCTCAAGGCGCTAGAGGGCGTGCACCCCTCCAGCGTGCCTCTAGTCCGCCGGCCCCGGCTGGAGGTGGAGCTGGACGGCCTGCTGACGGTAGAGGTCGAGCTACCCTTCGCCTACCCCCTAGTCGGTGGGAGGCCGCTCTTCGCCCCTGGGCTAGAGGAGCTTCTGGCCAGCGGCCTGGGCTACGAGGAGGCGCGGGAGATGCTCCGGGGCCTAGGACGCGAGGGCGGAGGCGAAGAAGACTCCTAG